From the genome of Porphyromonadaceae bacterium W3.11:
GGTATCAGAGGCGAACTCATATTGATACCCAACTGCATCGAGACTACCGCCCCGATAAAGAAAGACACAAGGGCAACGATCCACATAGAACCTACTCCTTGGGTATATATCTCCCTTATCAACTCTCTCAAAAACATGCGAAATCGCTGAGGCCGCTGAAAAACAACGCCTAGCAACTGCATGTATTTACCTATTGCTTCAAATACGGACTTCATCAAATTGACTCATTGTTACCACAATACAATAACAAACAAAGATATAAAAATATCTGCACTTCCTCACACCCTGTGAAGTGGGGATATCACATCAGAAAATCTTACTACTCTTGCTGTGCATTATTCGGATTGCAAAGGGTCGTTAATAACAGTATTCATTTCGGGATACTTTTCTTGGGACCCTTTCATACAACTCTCCTTTTTAGCAGAGAGGAAGGGGCGATGCTTTATACTACTTTTATCAAAAGTATTAATAGCAAAGAGTTGGAAGTTACTCCTTCTAAAAAACCTTGTGGCGAACAGCGAACAATTCTCTCATGAGAAACACATCTTCTTCCTATATCGAAAAAATATTTTTCCTATAGGAAGCATTTCTCCGTCATATAACTAAAATATCAGCTACATCAAAAGATCTCATACACCTCTCTATTCTATATCAATATATTATAGAGGTAAAAAGACCTAATAACTTGACACCTCCATTAGCCTTCATAGATCGTAGTATCTACTACATCAGCGTCCGCCAATGCCTCTCGACGCTCAATACAGGTAGCACACTTTCCACAATGATTCTCACCACCCTTGTAACAGGAATAGGTATGAGAATAGTCAATACCCTCTCTCTTACCAATGGCAGCAATTTCACTTTTTGATATATTCGTATAAGGTGCGACTATCCTAACATTATTGTAGGTCCCATGCTGCATGGCTTGTCCCATACTCTGAATAAACCCTTCTGTACAGTCTGGGTAAATGGCGTGATCACCATAGTGATTTGCGATGAACACCTGCTCAAGTCCGCTATCTTCAGCTAGCCCACAAGCAATGGCAAGCATT
Proteins encoded in this window:
- the queC gene encoding 7-cyano-7-deazaguanine synthase QueC translates to MKKNSIIVVSGGMDSITLLHDRKDEIALAVTFDYGSNHNTREIACAKYQCELLGIKHIVIPLTFISKYFHSSLLSGAEDIPEGSYGEDNMKSTVVPFRNGIMLAIACGLAEDSGLEQVFIANHYGDHAIYPDCTEGFIQSMGQAMQHGTYNNVRIVAPYTNISKSEIAAIGKREGIDYSHTYSCYKGGENHCGKCATCIERREALADADVVDTTIYEG